In Microbacterium enclense, the DNA window TCCTGCTGGCCTGCGCCGCGTACTCCGAGGACGCCGAACTGTGGGACGAGTTCGAGGCGGAGGCGCGCGAGGCCGTCACGCGCCTCACCGGTCACCCGAGCCTCGTGATCTGGAACGGCGGCAACGAGAACATCTGGGGCTACGTCGACTGGAACTGGCGCTCACGCCTGAACGGGCGGACCTGGGGCGAGGGGTACTACCGCGACCTCTTCCCGCGCATCGTGGCGGAGCTGGCTCCCACGACGTTCTACTCGGACGGCAGCCCGTTCTCGTTCAGCCCCTACGTTCACCCCAACGACGACGCGCACGGCACGATGCACATCTGGGACGTGTGGAACACGCGCGACTACGACGGGTACCGCGCCTACCGTCCGCGGTTCGTGTCGGAGTTCGGCTTCCAGGGGCCGCCGGCCTTCTCGACGCTCGAGAGCGTCGTGCGCGACGAGCCCCGAAGCCCCTTCGGCCGCGAGATGCTCGCGCACCAGAAGGCGAACGAGGGCAACGACAAGCTCGAGCGCGGTCTCGGCGCCCACCTGCCCGCTCCCACCGACTACGCGGACTGGCACTGGACGATGCAGCTGAACCAGGCCCGCGCGGTCTCGTTCGGGATCGAATGGTTCCGTTCCCTGTTCCCCCTGAACCGCGGGTGGATCGTCTGGCAGCTGAACGACTGCTGGCCGGTGGTGTCGTGGGCGGCCGTCGACGGTCACCGTCACCGCAAGCCTCTCTGGTACGAGCTGCGCCGCGTCTCGGCGCCCCGGCTGCTCACGGTGCAGCCCGCGCTCGAGGGCGACGGGCTCCGCGTGGTCCTGCACAACGACAGCGACGACGAGATCACCGGCCAGGTGAGCCTGCGCCGCGAACGTCTGGACGGCACCGTTCTGGCATCCGTCCTCCTCGACGTCCACGTCGCCGCGCGCTCCGCCTGGAGCGCCCCCATCGCGCCCACCCTGGGGGTGCCGGTCGACACGTCGCGCGAGGTCCTCATCGCCCAGGCGCCCACCGGCGAACGGGGTCTGTACTACTTCGCGGACGACACCGCCCTCGCCCTCGAGGACGCCGTATCGGTCGACGCGCGCGCCGTCGCGGACGGGTACGAGGTCACGGCGACCGCACGGACGCTGGTGAAGGATGCCACTCTCCTCGTGGATCTGGTCGACCCGACCGCTCGCGTGGATTCGGGAATGGTCACCCTGACCGCGGGCGAGCAGCACGTGTTCCGGGTCAGCGCTCCCGCAGGGATCGACCCGTCGGCGTTCACGCGTACCGGTGTCCTGCGCACGGCGAACGACCTGATCGCACGTGCCCTCGCGAGATAGGCGATACTGGCGACGATGATGGTCGTGCCCGCACCCCCCTCCGCGCTGCGTCGCTCCATCGGTCTCGTGCTGCGGCGCCCCGTGCGTCAGCTCGGCGTCGAGGCGTTCTACAACGACTTCATGGGCGGGCTCGAAGAGGTCCTGACCGAGCATCGGCGGCCCTTCGTGCTGCAGGTCGTCCCCGACCTCGACGAGGAACTCGACGCGTATCAGCGCTGGGCGGAGTCGGGACGGGTCGCGGGGGTCGTGCTGGTCGACATCGTCGAGCAGCACGACCCCCGACTCGAGCTCGTCGATCGGCTCGGGTTCGCCAATGTCGCCCTCGCCCACCCCAACGACGCCCCCGACCACGCGGTCGTCTGGGTCGACGATGAGGCGCCCATGCAGACGGCTGTGCAGTATCTGCGCGACCTCGGCCACACGCGGGTGGGACGAGTCTCGGGCCCCGATGTCCTCGCCCACACGCGCCGCCGAACCGACGCGTTCGAGGCGGCGACGGCGCGGCTGGGCATCGACGCGTCCCTCGAGGTCGCCGACTTCAGCGGCGCGGGGGGCGTCGCGGCGGTGGACCGGCTGCTCGCCTCTCCCGCTCCGCCGACGGCCATCGTGTTCGACAACGACGTCATGGCCGCTGCCGCGGCGACCGCCCTCACCTCCCGCGGCGTCGACGTCCCGGGCGACCTCTCACTCCTGGCCTGGGACGACTCGGTGCTCTGCCGCTCGACGGTCCCCGCCCTCAGCGCGATGGCCCGCGACGTCACTGCCCTCGGAGAGCGCGCGGCGACGGCGATCCTGCAGGAGCTCGGCCACGACCCTCACCCGGTGACGACGGCTCCCTCGCCCGAGCTCATCGTGCGGGCGTCCACGGCCCGGGCTCGCTGACGCCCGACGGCGAAGGGCGGTGCGGCGGTTCGTCCGCCACACCGCCCTTCGCCGTCGGATCAGGATGCCGCGTAGGCGGAGTCCATGTTCTCCAGCACCGTCGCACCGGTGATCTCACCGTTGTAGAACCGCTGCATGTCGACGAGCAGCCCGTCCTGCACCGCGGTCGTGGGCCAGACCTGGTCGGGGTAGTACTGCGTGGTCAGGCCGGCGTCGCGCGCAGTCTCGACCGCCTCGAGCACCGGGCTCAGCTCGCGCTCCTCCGAGGGGAGGGCGGGCATGCTTCCCGACACCTCGGCCCAGAGCTTCTGACCTGCGGGCGATGCCACGTAGGCGAGGAACTTCTGCGCCAGCGCGGGGTTCTTCGCCTTTGCGTTGATCGCGAACGACACTCCCACACCGGTCGGGTAGTACTGCGCCCCGGCCTCGTCGGTGGCCGGCAACGGGGCCATCGAGAAGGTCGCGCCGTCGGCGGCATACTGCTCAGCCGCCGAGATCGCCTGGCTCACTTGGACCGCACCGAGGGCGTCGCCCTGACCGAGCAGGGTCATCTGCGCGTCGTAGCTGGTGCCGTTGGGGCCGGCGTTGAAACACCCGGCATCCATCATCTGCTTCGTCTTGTCGAGCGCGTCGCTCCACTTCGACGCCGCGAACGTGGCCGAGCCGTTCGCCTGGTCCTCGGAGAAGCCGGGGTCGGGTCCGTAGACGAGAGTCGCGGTGAGGGCGTAGGGGATGAGCTGCGTCGTCCACGCGTCCTTGTTGCCGAGGGCGTACGCGACCTTGCCGTTCGCCGCGGCGGTCTTGCACAGATCGAGCACTTGCGTCCACGTCTGCGGAACCGTGGCTCCGACCGCGGCGAGCGCCTGGTCGTTGTACAGCGCGCCGATCGCGCCGAGGTTCGAGGGGAGGGCGTAGAGCTTGTCGTCGAGGCTGCTGACGTACCGCACGTTGTCGGGGACGTCGGCGGCCCACGGCTGGTCGTCGAGCTCGGCGACCAGACCGTCGGTGGCGACCTTCCACGTCGCCATGGTGCCGCCGCCTCCCGCCCATACCTTGAACACGTCGGGCGCTGTGCCCCCGGACAGGCGCGTGCGCAGTTGCTGGATGTACGAGGCATCCGACTCGATGAACTCCGCCTTGACGGAGACACCGGGGTTGGCCGCCTCGAAGCCGTCGATGAGTTGCTGCGTCGTCTCCTCGCTTCCCGACGCGAAGGTGAGCACGTTCTCGTCTTCGGCACCCCCGCCCACGGCGGTGGAGCAGCCGCTCAGCACGAGAGCGGTGGCGCCCACGAGGGCGGCGACGGCGAGAGCACTGCGGTGTGTTTTCATGTCATCTCCTTGATGCGCCGAGGCCGGCGGCCTCGGATCTGCGCGTCGGCTCAACCCTTGAGTCCGCCCGCGAAGCCTTTGATGATGTACTTCTGCAGCGCGAAGTAGAGCACCAGCACGGGGATCGTGGTGATGACCAGGCCCGCGAACACGAGGGGCCACTGCGCGACGTACTGGCCGACGAAGTTGTAGATCGCCACGGGGGCGGTGGTGTTGCCGCTGCCCGAGAGGTAGAGCAGCGGGTTGAAGAACTCGTTCCACACCGACACCGAGTTGAGGATCACGACGGTGCCCGTCACGGCGCGCAGCATCGGGAACACCACCGTCACGAAGGCCCGCACGGGACCGCAGCCGTCGAGCAGCGCCGCCTCCTCATAGTCGCGGGGCATCTCGCGCAGGAACGTCGTGTACAGGAAGATCGAGAACGGCAGCTGGCCGCCGATGTTGATGAGGATCAGCGCCGGGAGCCCGCCGAGCAGCCCCAGATCGCGCATCGTCGTGTACAGCGGCAGGAGAGCCAGCTGGCCCGGGAGCAACAGGCCGCCCAAGAACCCGTAGAACGCGAACCGTGACCAGCGGCGGCCCACGCGGGCCAGCGGGTAGGCGGCGAATGCCGAGATGACGGTCACCCCGAGCACGCTCACCGCCGAGACGATCACGCTGTTGACCAGCGCGGGGCCGAGGGCACCCTGCGTCCATGCCTGACTGAAGTTGTCGAACGTGGGCGGCCATGACGGCGTCAGCGCTCCGGCCCTCGATGCAGCGGGCCGGAAGGCGACGTTGACGAGCGCCGCGATGGGGATGAGGTAGATCAGGGCCACCGCGATCAGCACGGCTTCGCGCACGCCGGTGCGCCAGGTGTAGCGGTTCACGCGTCCGCCTTCCGAAGGGTCAGGCGGTACTGCACTCCCGCGAGAACGGCGATGAGCAGCGTCATGAGGACCGCGAGCGCGATCGATCCGGGGTAGTCGCCCGAGGTGAAGGCGCTCTTGTAGATCGTCGTCGAGAGGGTCTCCGTGGCGATGCCGGGGCCGCCGCCGGTCATGGCGACGACCTGGTCGAACTGCTTCAGACCGCCGATGAGGGAGAGCATGACGTTGATCACGACCGCGCCGTTCAGCAGGGGCAGCACCACGCTGACGAAGCGACGCCATGGTCCCGCCCCGTCGATGGTGGCCGCCTCCATCACCTCTTCGGGAATGGCTTGCAGACCCGCGAGGAAGATGACCATCGAGTAGCCCGAGAACTGCCAGACGATCTCGGCGCTGACCGCGAGCAGGGCGGTCTGCGGGTCGCCCAGCCAGTCGCGCTGCAGGGCGGACAGACCCACGGCGCCGAGGAACTCGTTCAACGCTCCCGACGGCGCGAGCAGGTAGCTCCAGATGTACCCGGCCACGAGCGGGGTGAGGACGACCGGGGCGAAGAAGATCACCTTCAGGATGCCGCGCGTCTTGACGAGGGAGTTCAGACCGAGCGCGAGCGCCAGACCGACGAGGTTCTGCACGATCGTCACGACGAAGGCGAGCACGAGGGTGTTGGTCAGAGCGGTGAGTCCCCGGCGTCCCTCGATCACCGAGACGAAGTTGTCGAAGCCGACGAACGACCAGTCCGGGGAGACACCGTTCCAATCGGTGACCGAGAAGAAGGCACCGGTCAGGCTCGGCCACACGACGATCAGCGCGTAGACGGCGAGAGCCGGAAGCAGGAACCACCACGGCGCGCGGACGCCGATGCCGCGGCGGCGCGAGCGCTTCGGGGCGGGGGGTGTCGTCGTGCGTCGCGCCGCCGGGGGCGCCGTCGTCACGGTCATCGGGGCGTCCCCGTCATGGCATCCTCCTTGAGCTCCCGTGCTGGGCCGGACCGACGTTAGCAACTGTGCGACACTAATTACAAGCTGTTAATAAAGGGCATGAAAAAAGGAGCTCCATGTCGCAGACGCAACGACGCGTGGTGATCAGCACCGACGCCGCCAACGAAGCCGACGACCAATTCGCGATCGTCCACGCCCTCCTCTCCCCCGTGCTCGACGTCGTCGGGATCGCACCGGCGCACTTCGGGTCGCCCGGCTCGCGGGAGAAGAGCCGGGTCGAGGTCGACCGACTCCTCGACCTCCTCGACCGATCAGGGGTCGTGGTGCGAGACGGCGCCGACAGTGCGCTGGAGGACGAGACGACGGCCCTGCCGTCGGCGGCATCCGATCTCCTCATCGCCGCGAGCCTCGACGGCCCGCTCACCGTGTGCGTGCTCGGACCGCTCACCGACGTCGCCTCAGCGCTGCTCATCGACCCGGACTTCGCGCGTCGCGACGTCACGGTGATCTGGATCGGTGGCCCGCCCTACGACGGGATCGAGGCCGTCTACGGGCCCGAGTACAACCTCAACAACGACATCGTCTCGGCCAACGTCGTCTTCGCCTCCGAGATCGACCTCTGGCAGATCCCGATGCCGGTCTACACACACGTCGGGGTCGGTCAGGCCGAACTGGACCGTCGCGTGCGCCCGCACGGGGAGATCGGGGCGTACCTGGCCCAGACCGTCCTCGAGTACAACGCGGTCAAACCCGGCTTCGCCGCCGACTTCCGCTC includes these proteins:
- a CDS encoding nucleoside hydrolase is translated as MSQTQRRVVISTDAANEADDQFAIVHALLSPVLDVVGIAPAHFGSPGSREKSRVEVDRLLDLLDRSGVVVRDGADSALEDETTALPSAASDLLIAASLDGPLTVCVLGPLTDVASALLIDPDFARRDVTVIWIGGPPYDGIEAVYGPEYNLNNDIVSANVVFASEIDLWQIPMPVYTHVGVGQAELDRRVRPHGEIGAYLAQTVLEYNAVKPGFAADFRSLGDSPAIAVALNPFGAVWRRRPRPRFTADALMAEPDARAGGHVRVCEQVDTRYLLEDFFAKLAAHAGSA
- a CDS encoding glycoside hydrolase family 2 protein, producing MHHPLDAGWTLTLARGDRPDAYAALDEGIPATVPGVVHTDLLTAGLMADPFPGAQEAELAWIGESDWRYRTTFSWTPTRDDARVDLVAQGLDTVATVRVNGEVVLETANQHRTYRADLAAVLREGENTVEVDFRSPVRYAREREGVLGERPHSYAHPFNAIRKSACNFGWDWGPDFATAGIWRPLGLQEWTGVRIAAVRPVVDIVDGIPHLTAHVDLEWQGDSDDSTTVEVSVAGSSTTVAARPGQPVVIDLDVPDAEPWWPRGYGEAHLYDLEVRVGDGADESTRWSRAIGFRHVEVDIAPDVDGSPFSVRINGRDVYVHGADWIPDDVFVTRITPESLAASIADATDAGLNLLRVWGGGLYESDDFYDICDREGVLVWQDFLLACAAYSEDAELWDEFEAEAREAVTRLTGHPSLVIWNGGNENIWGYVDWNWRSRLNGRTWGEGYYRDLFPRIVAELAPTTFYSDGSPFSFSPYVHPNDDAHGTMHIWDVWNTRDYDGYRAYRPRFVSEFGFQGPPAFSTLESVVRDEPRSPFGREMLAHQKANEGNDKLERGLGAHLPAPTDYADWHWTMQLNQARAVSFGIEWFRSLFPLNRGWIVWQLNDCWPVVSWAAVDGHRHRKPLWYELRRVSAPRLLTVQPALEGDGLRVVLHNDSDDEITGQVSLRRERLDGTVLASVLLDVHVAARSAWSAPIAPTLGVPVDTSREVLIAQAPTGERGLYYFADDTALALEDAVSVDARAVADGYEVTATARTLVKDATLLVDLVDPTARVDSGMVTLTAGEQHVFRVSAPAGIDPSAFTRTGVLRTANDLIARALAR
- a CDS encoding ABC transporter substrate-binding protein, coding for MKTHRSALAVAALVGATALVLSGCSTAVGGGAEDENVLTFASGSEETTQQLIDGFEAANPGVSVKAEFIESDASYIQQLRTRLSGGTAPDVFKVWAGGGGTMATWKVATDGLVAELDDQPWAADVPDNVRYVSSLDDKLYALPSNLGAIGALYNDQALAAVGATVPQTWTQVLDLCKTAAANGKVAYALGNKDAWTTQLIPYALTATLVYGPDPGFSEDQANGSATFAASKWSDALDKTKQMMDAGCFNAGPNGTSYDAQMTLLGQGDALGAVQVSQAISAAEQYAADGATFSMAPLPATDEAGAQYYPTGVGVSFAINAKAKNPALAQKFLAYVASPAGQKLWAEVSGSMPALPSEERELSPVLEAVETARDAGLTTQYYPDQVWPTTAVQDGLLVDMQRFYNGEITGATVLENMDSAYAAS
- a CDS encoding substrate-binding domain-containing protein, whose protein sequence is MPAPPSALRRSIGLVLRRPVRQLGVEAFYNDFMGGLEEVLTEHRRPFVLQVVPDLDEELDAYQRWAESGRVAGVVLVDIVEQHDPRLELVDRLGFANVALAHPNDAPDHAVVWVDDEAPMQTAVQYLRDLGHTRVGRVSGPDVLAHTRRRTDAFEAATARLGIDASLEVADFSGAGGVAAVDRLLASPAPPTAIVFDNDVMAAAAATALTSRGVDVPGDLSLLAWDDSVLCRSTVPALSAMARDVTALGERAATAILQELGHDPHPVTTAPSPELIVRASTARAR
- a CDS encoding sugar ABC transporter permease, translated to MTVTTAPPAARRTTTPPAPKRSRRRGIGVRAPWWFLLPALAVYALIVVWPSLTGAFFSVTDWNGVSPDWSFVGFDNFVSVIEGRRGLTALTNTLVLAFVVTIVQNLVGLALALGLNSLVKTRGILKVIFFAPVVLTPLVAGYIWSYLLAPSGALNEFLGAVGLSALQRDWLGDPQTALLAVSAEIVWQFSGYSMVIFLAGLQAIPEEVMEAATIDGAGPWRRFVSVVLPLLNGAVVINVMLSLIGGLKQFDQVVAMTGGGPGIATETLSTTIYKSAFTSGDYPGSIALAVLMTLLIAVLAGVQYRLTLRKADA
- a CDS encoding carbohydrate ABC transporter permease, translating into MNRYTWRTGVREAVLIAVALIYLIPIAALVNVAFRPAASRAGALTPSWPPTFDNFSQAWTQGALGPALVNSVIVSAVSVLGVTVISAFAAYPLARVGRRWSRFAFYGFLGGLLLPGQLALLPLYTTMRDLGLLGGLPALILINIGGQLPFSIFLYTTFLREMPRDYEEAALLDGCGPVRAFVTVVFPMLRAVTGTVVILNSVSVWNEFFNPLLYLSGSGNTTAPVAIYNFVGQYVAQWPLVFAGLVITTIPVLVLYFALQKYIIKGFAGGLKG